A stretch of Prosthecobacter debontii DNA encodes these proteins:
- a CDS encoding M42 family metallopeptidase has product MTAAAKTFLFDLLSTPSPTGFEVRGQRKWAQYVGKFADEVESDAYGSAWGTLKGKGKKGKRIMFEAHADEIGYMVKYISKEGFISVDRVGGSDVATARGRRVDILGDKGTVRGIIGNIAIHIREDRDNEKAPKVHELWVDIGATSAGEVSDAGIRVGHPMVYADGVEEIGAHRLVGRALDNRIGGFIIAEVIARLSKRKTPLSSSVIAVNAVQEEIGGHGAKMAAHRLMPDVAIVLDVTHATDTPSVDVKKNGEVKLGGGPSLTHGSANHPEVVKRLMEVAAAQNMLLQHESSSRFTGTDTDVIFNQQHGIPSALVSLPLRYMHSVVEMADLRDIEAVIQLLVSFAESVTDKDDFHVKL; this is encoded by the coding sequence ATGACCGCTGCCGCCAAGACTTTCCTTTTCGATCTCCTTTCCACCCCCAGCCCCACCGGTTTTGAAGTCCGCGGCCAGCGCAAGTGGGCGCAGTATGTGGGGAAGTTCGCCGATGAAGTCGAGAGTGATGCCTATGGCAGTGCCTGGGGCACGCTGAAGGGCAAAGGCAAAAAGGGCAAACGCATCATGTTCGAGGCCCATGCGGACGAGATCGGTTACATGGTGAAATACATCTCCAAGGAGGGTTTCATCAGCGTGGATCGGGTGGGCGGCAGTGATGTCGCCACGGCCCGCGGTCGCCGTGTGGATATCCTGGGAGATAAAGGCACCGTGCGCGGCATCATTGGCAACATCGCCATTCACATCCGTGAAGACCGGGACAATGAAAAAGCACCCAAGGTGCATGAGCTGTGGGTGGACATCGGGGCCACCAGCGCCGGAGAAGTTTCTGATGCAGGCATCCGCGTGGGGCACCCCATGGTGTATGCCGATGGGGTGGAGGAGATCGGCGCGCATCGTCTGGTCGGTCGGGCCCTGGACAACCGCATCGGCGGCTTCATCATTGCGGAAGTCATCGCCCGTCTGAGCAAGCGGAAGACGCCTCTCAGCTCCAGCGTCATCGCTGTGAATGCCGTGCAGGAAGAGATCGGCGGGCATGGGGCTAAGATGGCCGCGCACCGCCTGATGCCCGATGTGGCGATCGTGCTGGATGTCACCCACGCCACCGATACCCCGAGTGTGGATGTGAAGAAAAATGGGGAGGTCAAACTGGGCGGTGGCCCCAGCCTGACGCATGGCAGTGCCAACCATCCCGAAGTGGTGAAGCGTCTCATGGAGGTGGCCGCAGCCCAAAACATGCTTCTCCAACACGAGTCCTCCTCCCGCTTCACCGGCACGGACACGGATGTGATCTTCAATCAGCAGCATGGCATCCCCAGCGCCCTCGTCTCCCTGCCCCTGCGCTACATGCATAGCGTGGTGGAGATGGCGGACCTGCGAGACATCGAGGCTGTGATCCAACTTTTGGTTAGCTTCGCCGAGAGCGTCACAGACAAGGATGACTTTCACGTGAAGCTGTAA